AGTTATACCCAGATCAAAACCCTTTCCAATTAATTTTTCCTGAACTACCTTGATATCATCTCCTTTCATCAAGGGAGTAGTTAAAAAAAGCAATCTAGGACTATTTACTGCCCTGATTCCAGGCTGGGTTAATCCGGTTAATTCTGATTGAATAATGGGAAATTTGTCTTTCCAAAGATTAGGATTGTGGAGATTTAAGCCATCATCAATATGCACTGGATCGCCAAAATCTCCCCCCCAACGTAAAACAGGATGGTTACGAATAGTCGTAATAAATGCTTTAATTGGTGGAGGTAGTGAATTAAAATCTCCAAGTTCATTACTAGTATATAGTTTTCCTCCTATTTGGATATTCATATCAATAGCATGACCAATTAAGTGATTAGACATTTTGGCAGGAGAAACGATTGCTCCCCCAACAGGAACACCCCAGGGACGAGCTGAACTAGTAACAAAAATTTTTAGTCCGTTGGTAGCTGCAAAGTCATTAATTTTTTCGAGATGAGGAATAAATTCGATATCTGCTAAGACAGGCTTACCGATAAATTGAGAGTCGGTAAAGGTTTTGAGTTCAGTTGCCATAATGAAAATTCTCCAGAGAATTAAATATTGTTTTTTATTAGCGATCGCTTGAAAATCAAGAAAGTCACGACAAGATAGGCGATGCCTGCGGCGGGCGTAGCGATCGCACTAAAATTTAGCTAGGGTAGGTTAGGGACAGGCTAGTTAAGTAAGATGATTATTTGAGCTTGCAAAATTTCTACTGCCAATACCAGCAAAGTTTACAATTTTAAGAAAAAAATTAAGGATTTCGCACTAGCAAATCCACAAAGCATTTCTCCATCTCGGTTCCAGTTACCGAAAATTTAAGTATTTCACAACCATTAGTTAACATCGTTCTTAACTTGGGGTTTTTTCCAAACTTAAGAACTATGCTTCTGTTTACCTTTTCTTGAGCAAACTCCAACTCCGAGGTGCATTCAGAATAAACTTTTTGAAATTACATCCTTAAGATTTGTAACTATACTGCATAAATTTGGAAACAGCATAAGTAATAACAGTATTCACCTACCCTGATAGGTAAATTTTTAGTACATTTTTATATTTTTTTTGATTAAAAATGCAATTACAATCGAAAAATCATTTACGGCGGCGGGGTGCGACTCTGACGGCTCAAGGCTCAAGGAAACTCAATCAGGCAAAAGCTCAGTTAGAAATTGAGCAAAACTTTAAGCGATACACTCTCGAAGACTTTAGTGAGAAGACAGGTTTAACCCCCAATACTCTCAGCAAGGTCTTTAATGGCTCAGTAGGGGTCGATAAGCGAACCTTGGAGTGCTGCTTTAATGCCTTTAATATGACCTTATTAAAAGACGATTATTTCTATCTGGAGCCTCATCAAGACAATCTTGCCGAGATTGGCTTAATGTCGTCGGCTGAAGCCTGCGATCGCATCGAACCAGTATGCGATTCTCGCAGCAATGTAGGGCAAATCCACAAAATGGAACGAACGCCAGACGATCTATACCCTCGTCTCTTAACTACACCAGGAGGGCAGATGCCCCTGGATTCAGTCTTCTACATTGACCGTCCTATTCTCGAATCCCTCTGTTACGAAGCCATCCAGCAACCCGGTGCGTCGATCAACATCCGCGCCCCCAAGCAAATGGGCAAAACTTCCCTAATGACTCGCATCCTGGCTTACGCTAACTCCCAGGGTCATCACGCCGTTTCTGTGAACTTGCAACTTGCTAACGACGAGATTTTACAGAACCTAGAACGCTTCTTAAAATGGTTCTGTGCCAGAGTCAGTAAGCAGTTAGACTTGCCAAATGA
The Nostoc punctiforme PCC 73102 genome window above contains:
- a CDS encoding peptidoglycan-binding protein — encoded protein: MATELKTFTDSQFIGKPVLADIEFIPHLEKINDFAATNGLKIFVTSSARPWGVPVGGAIVSPAKMSNHLIGHAIDMNIQIGGKLYTSNELGDFNSLPPPIKAFITTIRNHPVLRWGGDFGDPVHIDDGLNLHNPNLWKDKFPIIQSELTGLTQPGIRAVNSPRLLFLTTPLMKGDDIKVVQEKLIGKGFDLGITGADGFFGQATANAVIKFQDQEDLDPVDGIVGDKTKKALGL